The Panthera leo isolate Ple1 chromosome D4, P.leo_Ple1_pat1.1, whole genome shotgun sequence nucleotide sequence TATCCCTTTGGCTTAGCAATTCCTCTCCCATAACTCATGTACGTATGcaaagatacacacatacataaatataagtatggaaatatatatatgctatatgcaatatacatgtatgtaaagAGGTGTATgttatgcatgcatgcatatatttgtatttatgatattatttgtatttttatatatacagacatgtttatatacatatataaagatatgCAGTCCCACTCCTATAACTCATACaagtatgaaaaaatacataattctatgtgtgcatatatacacactcacttaatatttaagatatacatacacataatatatatatatatatgtatatataagtatggAAAGGTTTTACATAcgacacatgtatgcacacacactttgtgtgcgtgtgtgtgagagagaaagagagatgtatTCTTAACCCTATGAATTTCTCTCTATAAGTTTCTGCAGATAATTCACTTAAGGATGCAAAAAAGATTCTTTATAGCATCATATGTAGTagcacaaaaaaaatcaagaaaggaaaaaggagataaTTTGTTTATCaataggtttctttttaaaactgtgtttaaTCCATAAAACAATACTATTCgcaagatgcctgggtggctcagtctgggacttcagctcaagtcatggtctcactatttgtgggtttgagctccacaacgggctgtgtgctgacagctcagattctgtgtttccctctctctctgcccctcccatgctcacgctctgtctctctctctctctcaaaagtgaataaacgttaaaaaacattttaaaccacaatactatacagccataaaaaaatgaagtgtatCTCTGTGTCCTGATAAGGAAAGTTGTCAAAGATCTATTACTAATCAGAGAAAACAAGTTGTAGAATAGTATGATCCCATTTACGTTTTCCAAGTGTGATTATTGGGGAGAGGTGTTTACAATTATATGTACCTATATTTCTGGAAGgtcagttaaaaatttttaaaaatcatggttaCCCCTGGGTAGTGAGAATGGGGAGGGGTAGCGAGGTTTTAGGagattttcacttaattttgtttattatttgtacTGTTTGAAAGTTTATCATGaacaagaattttaaagtaaCCACCAGAGACACTTGGAGCCTCAAACCTAGGGATTCTAATTCTTGAGACTGGATGTTGGTCAATAAACCTAAATTCTAGAACATCTCTCTATATAGGTGATTCTAATATGGAGCCAAGATAGAGAACTGCATCCTTATATGTTGGTCGCAAATGACTGCTGGGGATAGCACTATCATTGTAAAGATATAATAAATACCTAAGGTGAATGTAAAATGAAGTATCATTCAATTTTTCCCTAGAAAGGATGATAGTAAGTTCTTTTGTTTATGGTGAGATTTAAGCAGATAAAAGGCTCCTGCAATATTGAATAGATCCTTATGTGATAACTCTATCAAAGGCGATCCAGACAATAGAGAGTAGTAGAAGATGACAAAATATTTTAGGCAAGGTTAGTATTTATAACTCTAGGTGACACGTTGGGAGGGGGTACAGGGATAAAGGGTTCTTCTGTGCCCTAGGAAAGGTGGTAAAGCTCAGCAACTCATACCCACAGGTACTGAAGGTCTCAtggaggggtgtgggtgggggaggggggcctctgAGTGGGAAGGGGATTCATAGGTGTTTGGAGTTCCTTTGTAAACTTTCACTGTAATGTAGATGGCTGTGAGATAGCACATTATCTTCACACatctctaatgtttttttttttttccccagtaaaatCTTTGGTTTATAGTTATTTCAAACTTCAAATTAGTAAATCAGAGTTGGTTGCTCAGTTTTGATGTACATGTTGATTTATATTACTGTGCCTAATATGTAATCCATGCTAGTTACATAGTATTTCATTAGCTGCACTGGTTTTGAAGGAAATTTGTGGTAAAATTAGTAATgggattataaatatataaattagataactacatatattatacattatacctatattatacataattatataattataaattataaacataagtGATATATAAAAGTTACCATatctaaaagtaatttttttccttatgcaaGGAGTGATATTAAAATCTTCTGAGTGGGGGAttcaagaggcaagaaaggagCTATCCCATTTGTAGTAGCTGAACTTGAGAAAGTTTTATAGAAAATCAGGGTAGTAGGGAATGAGCAGATTCGAATTATTTTAGGCCTCAGAATATTTCACAAATCCCATAAATATGTAGACCATAtaagtttgttttggtttgatttgATGAATTCTGTTGAGTTGTTGACCCTCCTTCCACAAAACACCACCAAGCTGCTCCtcgtttttcttttgttgctttcctcttctctgtcctcctGACAGAGTACTGACACGAACTCTGAGGCTGACATGTACATATTTAGGTGATACAGAAGGTCTTCCCTAACCAGATGGTTTCTGCTACCACCCAGACAAAATTTAAGGATTCCAgtagaaacaaatgagaaagtaCAGACACTTAGAAATGGGTCTGTAAAATCCATGACAGCTGTTTACAGAGTTACTTATCTCCTGTTGACTAtgtattttagcattttcttccctttgcacTTTGATATCCCcaaccttctctctttctctttttttcttctaaactaAGCTCTACAGTCCAACAGAgagttgggcttgaactcataacacCAAGATCAAGACCCTCAAATAAAGACTTGCATACTCTACCCACTAAGCCAGCTAGGTACTCCAGCCCAACTTTTTCTCTTGGTTCTAAATCCTACACCAACCCATTCTAGGTCAGAATCCCTTCTTATATGCCAATAAATCTATTGGGTCTACTTGCTTATCTCACTTTAAGAAACCAATCCCTCTAGTGACTCCAGGTggcataagagaaatgcaaacagcaacaggaaaaatgagaagtaaaatgaAGTGAGAAAGACCTTAATGCTAAACTATTGATTTTGCAAAGCATCCTTTCTGTTCCTACTTCTCACAAATTTGTCGTGTCATTTTTCAACTAACTGGTGGAGGTGGTgcttataaagatttttttccttcccagggCTCCAGGATTTTAAAACATGTTGTTCCTCTCTATTCTACATAATCCTTCCTGGATTCATACTATGGCACAattattactaataaaatataagacaCCACTACAGTCAGGTGTGAGACAAATTCATAAAGGGTAAAACTTTAGTGATGGTAGGGAACTTAGGAGTAATCTGGTCCAATTTCCACCTTTTAAAGATGAGGGAAATTGAGGCTCATCAAAGTTATATGACTCAGTACATCATGTAGTTGAAGAACCAATACTGGGACCCTGGTCTTCTATTTTCCAGTCAGGCCCtaacttctctttccttcatcctctcctgcttccctggCATTATAAATAGAACAGGAAAAGATCATGGAAAGTTTTGTGAAAAACTGTTCTTGCtccaactaatttttaaaattaaattttaggggtgcctgggtagctagttggttaagcacctgattttcggctcagttcatgatctcacagtttgtgagttccagccctgcgttaggctctgtgctgacagctcagagcccggagcctgctccggattctgtgtctccctctctctttgcccctccccagcttgcactctgtctccctctctcaacaataaacattgaacaaattttaaacaaaaattttattttcttacatacgTTCTGTCATCTATGATCTCCATGTCCATATCTACTTGTAGCTTAGTAATTGGACACTATGAAATTATACCAAGCCAAAAATTATTCAGGTTTTCACAAAAGAACTCAATAGGTTGTTAGTAATGAAAACTTAGTAAGTACTGTATGTCAGAATTTGGTTATGATTAGCTGCTGACATATACATGAAAGCAGATCTcttgtatttttaagatatttatttaattacttaagTAGTCTCTGCACTTAAGTAATCCCtacagtgtggggctcgaattcaggacctctagattaagagtcacatgctttaaccaactgagccagctgggagcCCCAGACCTTTTGTATTTTAGATGGCACTGACTTTTGCGTTTTCTTCAGAAGCCAGTCCATAGAAGTGCTTCTTTTGATGATTTCTGTCCTTTTTCAGATCACtaattctacttttcttttgGTAGAGTGGCAATGTCTTGAACATTGGAAAAATTATAccctattataaaaataatcaatatttctctgtcttgttctcaTCTGGGAAACGGTACCTATCTCTCAGGTTTAAGTATTAAAttcacaaatgtattttaaagcatGTCTGGCCTAAGTTATGTGTCGATAAGTGCTTACATATCATTTCCAGTAAGAAATGCTCTGATTCTCAACTACCTTTCCCCAGTAATATATTCATTTGAGGCATAAAGAATTGATGGGGAAGTAAAGATTTTTTAGTCAGTTCAAAGAAACCCCTTCCTTTGGTCTCCCAAGttagttttttttcctgtctctttttctctcatacacacacaccatgtatAAATCTTTTCCTAGTATGggtaacaggttttttttttttaatgaattgttgtTGGTATCATTTATCAATAATCATTACAAAGAGTGAGAGAAATGACCGTCTTTGAGGCTTTAACATTTCTCAGGAGTTAGTGGTAAATCCAtgatcatacatttttaaaacaaattagcCAGACGTGGAGTCCaatctattgctttttttttctttattaaagtatTGAAGTATCAGTTGTTCCAATGCTGTAATGAATCAAGCAGCACTGGAAATTAAATCCCCAAAGGAGTGCCCCTTTAGTTTGTTCAGCGGATATTAAGACATTCCGTGAGCCATCATCATACATTTTCAACAGTTTGATACCCAGTTTACTCTTTCAGCAGCCCTCTGGGAAATACCCCGTGATAATTTACTGGGTGGGTGCATCGGTTTTCTAAAAGACATTTGGAATATTTCATAGTTTGACCCCCTGAGACACTCTAGTAAAGGAACcggtcagaaaaagaaataaataggttATGGATAAATGGGTCTAGGCTTTGGCAGCGTGCCAAGGCTTCATTTAAAAGCTGCAGTTCTTCACTTCTTTACCAAGGAGTTACTTTCTTCCTTAAAGCCTCCCCGGTAAGTTAAGAACACCCCGAAAGTTCAAAACATCTCCAAATCTTTTCCGacttccgggggggggggtgtatccCGTCGTACACAGATGAAGCAAATGGTTAATGGAGGCGGTTGCCCTCCCTGCAATCCACCACTTCATCCGGATCGCTGACTTCTGGAACTCCCGAAGAGTCTCCCCTCCTCTGAGGAACAGACGGCAGGCTACAGCCCTCTTCCGACAGCCGTTCTGAGTCATCTTGGCTCAGGGGTTTTCGAACCTGTGGAAAAATTCCCCGCGCTCTCGTGTCCTCCGGTCCCTGGCGGTGGAGCTCGGCGCGTCTGCGGGGCTTCCGGGAAGCAGCGCTTCGCAGGTGAGTGCTTTGTAGCGCAACACACAGCGTGGAAAGCCTTGGGCACCTGGTGGCGCCCAGGTCTGCGGTCCTCCTCGTCGTCCTCCGTCTCCTCGGCCTTCCGGTTTCCCCTCCAGCCTCCGGGGGCCCAACGCCTTACAGTAGGGGCTTCCGGGGCGCTCCCTTAAGGTCAGAGGGGCGAACGGATCACCCGCCCCCCACTCACATGCCAGTGGCCGCCGCCTGCCCCTCTTGCCACCAGCGTCTTTCTTGTGAAGTTTCGCAGGCACCTCGGATCATTAGAGACCCTACAGGCCACTTTTTTGCCAGAAAAGCCTGAAAAGTCAACAACACCAGGGGGCTTCACGTTCAGCTCCTAAATCTCTCTGGGAAGTCCGCTTGCTTCACGGTGAGCGTGAGGACCggatccagagaaaaagaaaaaggaaaaaaaaaaaatttattcacggtctgcttctcctcccccacGGTGAGTCAAGGCTCCTGGAAGGCTTTCAGGCTTTGCGCCGCTCCACGTTCGTAGCCTTCCTTGAACTAAGTTGGGCGTGGGGcacaggggagaaaagaaatgtccTGGTGGGCGGCTGGCTGGACCGGCCATCAATCTCCCGCGGCTGCGCGCAGGTACCGGACTATGTCGCGGTGGCCCCGCTCCTCAGCCAGGTCCACGGGCAGGCGGCCCCAGGCATCGCGCACATCCAGCCGCGCCCCGGCTCGGTGCAGCACCACCAGCGTGTCCAGGAACCCCTCCCGGGCGGCGTCGTGCACAGGTCGGGTGAGGGTGGCGGGATCCGCGCAGTTGGGGTCCGCGCCGTGGAGCAGCAGCAGCTCGGCCACGCGGGCGCTGCCCATCATCATGACCTGCCGGAGAGAGCAGAGTGGTCAGGGCGGCAGCGGGAGCAGCGACACGCAGGCGTGGCCACCAGAGGTAGAACCATTTCAAAGAAATACCTATTCATGAAGTTTCTCACTAACGCAAAGGGGCTAGGAGCCTCGAGATCGTCTGGCTACGCTTCATTGGCTGATGCactcaccgccccccacccccctgtcccGTTTTACACTTTACTCAGCCCTGCTTGAGTTCCATTTCATTCTCCAAAAAAGGGGACACAAGAAAGAGCTGATAATAAAGCACTAATCCTCGttgtgcagaaaaagaaaaaaatttgattttCGTTGGAACATGGGAATCTAGTTTGTTAAATGATTTATGGGCAAAGTTGAGTTTAAAAGCCTTTAAAGTCTTAAATTATTTCCCTTGATGTCTTTCCTACCTCAGCCATAATCCAcctctacaaatatttattaggcagTCAGCTGATATTTTTAAGAGTTAGAGTCATGCTTTAGAGGAGAAATAGGTTGTTTAGTTCTCATAGTAAATCCCTTGTCAGAGTTTTTACTTTTCACTGGCCTGCATGTCTGTTGTCATAAACTGAATATGGTCTGATAATTTGGGTCAAATTGGAgatagaggggaaaaagaaaataagatgatgaaaacaagtttttttttaacaaatgatttaccagttttaatatttttaagttaatgttaCAGGTAAGGGATAAAGTTTAAAGggtaatatatttaatgtaacatAAGCatgtaaaataaacactgtatttaCATTGTACAGGATTTTATAATGTAATAGGATTTTATAATGTTAGATGGTAAATAATTTGCTATATAAAAAAGAGCTTGGATGTTAGTCAAATCAGAACAATGCATaacttagaaaaaatatgttttagagcAGTAATCCTGTAGCAGCcatttgtgtatatgtacattATGCAAGCATTTACTTTCTTGTAATTAACAATAAAAGTTTTTGATACTTAAATATCCAAAACGGAGTTACTTGTTCTTGCcagttcatgtattttaaaatgtaccatGTAACTGAAAGATAGCATACTACTTTTTTGTTTCATGAATATTAGAGGCATCCATTTCCTCCCTTAAAAACCATGATATGTTATCATTATCACTATTAATGTAAGGTATTTCATACATAGAGggaaaaaaggttttttgttaTCTCAGGAAATGGtgaattaaaactataattaaaatctttttacaattattaatattatttgaagTCTAAGAACTACTTTATCAGATTTTTGCTGCTTCTTAGAACACTTTTCCAAGAATGCAAAAGGAATGGACacgtattttctttaaaaatctatacagTTCACAAGACTCCTTAATAATAGTTTGGTTCTAGAATGTGACATTGAGATGAATACTAATTGTGACCATTATAGTCAACAATAAAGCACAAGATATTGgattttaaaggaatgaaaaaatacatatgtactcATTAAAGCGAGATTAATAAACATATTGAACAAAAGAACTTTATCAATGAAGAGGCTAATTATTCATGTAGAACCTCTGCCATTTAAAAAGGACCTAACAGTTGCTATAAGCATGCTTTTGTAATCCAATCATTTTGTATGATAATTAAGCAAAAAtccataaaagcattttttttcttatgtaataaTCAAGAGACTCTTCTAacataaaaggaattaaatact carries:
- the LOC122205666 gene encoding cyclin-dependent kinase 4 inhibitor B — protein: MREEDKGMLRGGGDGAGLANASARGQVDTVQQLLEAGADPNGVNRFGRRPIQVMMMGSARVAELLLLHGADPNCADPATLTRPVHDAAREGFLDTLVVLHRAGARLDVRDAWGRLPVDLAEERGHRDIVRYLRAAAGD